DNA sequence from the Bacillus mesophilus genome:
TCTCCTAGTTGGTGTTGTGGTTAATATGCTTATTTTATCCTCTTTCACTATGGGGATTTTTCATTTCCATGTTGAATCAAGGATGTTTGGGATTGCTCATACTGGTTCTTATATCCTTATTTTATTCATACCTATTATTAGCCTTATAAACTTTTACACACTTGAATTTCTAAAAGGAAGAAGGATTCACACCATAATTTGAACACCTTTAAAACAAGTTAGGAGTGATTTCTTGGAGTTAAAACATGGTTTATATAACACAAGCAATTACCTTATGAGAAAACTTGCTGGCGCTGGCTTTATCTTATGTTTATTTTCTATTTACCTTTTTTTTGCATCAGAATTTGATCTCTTTGAATTTAGTGAAACCATGTCTACTCCATTTCTGTGGGCTATCCTTTATGGATATGGGATATTAAGTTCAATTTTAATTGACTTTATAGAAGCAAAATTTTCGATAATAACTCAGGTAACAAAAACCTTCTTATATGTTCTTGCTGGTTTTGGCTTTTTTCTATTTAATGGTTTGTCAGTAATTACTGTAATAGCTGGTACGGTTGGAGCATTTTCAGCGCTTATTTTCTATCTCGGGACAAACCTTGCTAGTCGGTTTTTGCTTTTTAGATTTGGATTCTCCTTGTTTCTTCCTGCACTAATTCTAATGTTAATGAGCATGGACTTTACAGAAAAGAAAAAGTGGAATGAATCAACAAGTCACTCCACTTATACTGCTGAATTTGAGTATTTTAATGGAAAACATGAAATTCCTATACCCTTAGAGAAGGGACAATCTTTAAGCTTTTCAATAAACCTCATTAATAGTAATGGCGGGGGACATGGACTACGTGTAGAAGATGATAAAAACCAGCTTGTTGGACTAAATGACATAGGTGAAGAGCGGTATTTGTTCAAAGCTGATCATTCAGGTGAATACAACATTATTGTAAAAGGTGATCAACTGAGAGGTAGTTTTACCATTGTTTGGGAAGTTCTTGAATGATTTTGTATCAAAATTCCTATTGTGAGTATGCAGGTGTGCATAATAACTAATAATTCATGAAAAAGGGAATCGACTATGTCGGTTCTCTTTTTCATTCTACTTAAGTATATGTATTATCTTCACCTGCTTAGTTACGAGCCCGAGGTGAAAGGATTAGAACTTCTTACATGTTTCCTACACATATAACCAAGACTTCTTTTTAATATAAGTGCAATGTAAAAGCTTAGTGCATATACGCCTCAAGTCCTAGTAGAAAATATAGCTCAGGCTCAATTATAAAGAATATGCGTAACAGGTAAGATAGACTCAAGAGATCAGAAAGGAGGAAAAAAACAGATGAAAAAGTTTTTATTATTCACTGCAGGAGTAATTGCCTTAGTAATTGTAATTGCGAACTTAGGTCCGATGGTGTTATTAGGAGTAAGTGTTTGGTTGCTTTACCTACTTGTTAAACAGTTTCTAAAAACAGAATCAACTATTAAAAAGATTGGTTGGGTCATGATCGGTCTGATTTTACTAAGTATCGCAATTTCAAATATTTATGCGGTTATCGGGATTGCAGCAGCATATGTTCTTTACTTAATTTATAAGGAATGGAAAGTAAAGAAACACGAACAGATAGGAAAATCTATAAAAGATGATCCTTTTACAAATTTTGAAAAACAGTGGGCTGAACTTACAAAATAAGATTAAGGGAGAGAAAACAATGACAAACATCTTTAAAAGAATTAAAGACTCTGTATCATCTGATCTTCATGAACTAATGGATGAAAAGGAGGAAAAAAACCCAATTGCAAAACTTAATCAATATTTGCGTCAAAGTGAACAAGAAACCGAAAAGGTACGAAAGTTAGTAGAAAGGCAGTATAAACTTAAGGAAGAGTTTCAGAAGGAATACACTCTAGCTTTCGAGATGGCTAATAAAAGAAAGCACCAGGCAGAGGTAGCTCAAAAAGCAGGTGAGGAAACCTTATATACCTTTGCTATGAGAGAATTTGAAGAATATCAAACACGTTCTTCCCGAATGAAGGAAATGTTAGATGAGGCAAATGCTCAACTTACAGAGTTAGAACAAAAGTATGAGGAAATGAAACATCGATTGAAAGATATGCAGCTAAGAAGAATGGAACTAATGGGACGAGAAAATGTGGCCAGAGCTAACTTTCAGATCAATCATGTTATGAGTCAAACTGCAGATCAACCCTATTCGCGATTCAATGAAATTGATCAATATATCAAAAACCTTGAGCATAAAGTTAATAGTGCCTACTATAGAAATAGTTTTGATAGCAAAATAGCGAAGCTAGAGAATGAATTAAAAGAAAAAGCTAAGGCTACTGCAATCTAAAATATGGTATTCTATCAATAGAGATAAATAGACGCAGGAAGACTGCGTCTTTTAGTAACTTGATTCTATAAATTCAACAATTAAAGGGGGTTCCTTATGTTTAACCGATTAACAACAGATACACTTAATAAGGTTTTGATTATAGGGGCAATCCTCTTAGTTGCTGAACTTTCATTCTCCAATGGAGATCTTGTGTTTACAGTCATATTCTCTTCCTTATTTATATATTTTGGTTGGAATAGATACCAGAAGATCTGGGCAAAGGTGGTCTTTTGGATTGGTTTCATATTATTAATCATAACCATTTTTAACATGACAGCGTTTCGCTTTTTACTTATTGCTGCAATCATATACTTTTTCTATCATTATGTTCGTTCTCAAAAGTCGCCAGAAAGGGTGGTTCCTTATTTCGCTAAAGAGCCAATTGATCAACAACGGGAACCATTAATCAAAATTGAGCCATTATTACAGCAACGTTTTTTTGGTGATCAAAAGACTTATGAAGGTGCATATGAATGGCGTGATATTAACATTCATGGTGGGTTCGGAAGTCGTATCATAGACTTGAGTAACACAGTTCTCCCTACAGAATCTATCATTTCTATTCGCCATTTTGTTGGAAACATTACGATATATGTTCCATATGAAGTGGAGGTTCATCTTCTTCATAGTTCAATGATGGGACGTGCTGACTTATTTGGAATGCATCATGAAAAATTACTCAATCAGTCGATCTCCTATATTACAGAAGGATATCATTCGAACTCACCAAGAGTGAAAATTATCACCTCTATTTGGTCTGGTGATATTGAGGTGAAAAGAAGATGAGTATTCTCCAAAAACACATATTAATCGGTATATTTGTTACCTTTATTACTACCATATTGGTGCTCATTACTACGTTCATTACCTTTCCTTTGCAAAATTGGTCTGAACTTTCGAAAGTTCATCTCTTTGGTATTCCGTATTGGGTTTTAGTTAGCACGGTTGGACTTGGTGTTGGATTAATTAGTGGTATTTCCTATGCGTTATTTTGGCGCGAAAAGCTACAACATATTTATCGGCAGATTGATGAGCTATTGAGAGGACAAAAAATTACTAGGTTAGATTCAGAGTCCATAGAAGAAGTTAACGCGATCCAACAACAATTATTTGATCTTGAAGTTAAATTTAAGAAACAAGCTGAGGCTTCACAGCGACTTGCAACAGAAAGAGCAAATGAAAGAGAACAAAGCTTACAAGAGGTTGTTGTTCAGGAGCGGAATCGGTTAGCACGTGAGCTACATGATTCAGTTAGTCAGCAACTTTTTGGTGCATCTATGTTAATATCAGCTATTAATGTAACTAATTCTAGCTTAGAAGATTCAGAAAAAAAACAGTTAATGATGGTAGAAAATATGATTAATCAATCACAAATGGATCTAAGAGCACTCCTTCTACACTTGAGACCTGCAGCATTAAAAGGGAAAACCTTAAAGGCTGGAGTTGAAGAGCTGTTGAAAGAGCTTACGAATAAAGTTCCAATGACCATTGAATCAAAAATTGAATCATTTGATATAGACAAAGGTGTGGAGGATCAATTGTTCCGCATTCTTCAAGAAGCGGTTTCAAATGCACTACGTCATGCAAAGGCAAATTTACTGAATGTCATGTTAATTGAGCGGGATGATCATGTAATACTAAGAGTAGTTGATGATGGAATAGGATTTAAAGTTGAAGAAGAAAAAACAAGCACCTACGGTTTACGAAACATGCATGAAAGAGCGCTTGAGGTAGGTGGTACTTTGAAAATCATAAGTATAGAGAACCAGGGTACTCGCTTAGAGGTTAAAGTACCATACATAAAGAAAGGGTTGAGTGACAATGATTAAGGTGCTTTTTGCAGATGATCACGAAATGGTAAGAATCGGAGTGTCAGCTTATTTGTCTGCTCAACCTGATATTAATGTTATTGCTGAAGCAGAGGATGGAGGAGTTGCAGTTAAACTAGCTCTTGAACTTAAGCCAGATATTATCTTAATGGACCTCGTTATGAAGAAAATGGATGGAATAGAAGCCACCAAAAAAATTATTGAATCTTGGCCCGAAGCTAGGATTATTATAGTTACTAGCTTTTTAGATGATGATAAGGTTTATCCTGCGCTTGAAGCGGGTGCTGCTAGCTATATGTTGAAAACATCAAAAGCAAATGAAATTGCAGACGCTATTCGTGCAACATTTTTAGGGCAAACGATACTTGAGCCTGAAGTGACAGGTAAAATTATGACAAAAATGCGCCAAAAACAACAGACGCATCTTCATGATCAACTAACGGAAAGAGAGCTTGAGATACTATTACTAATAGCCCAAGGTAAAACAAATCAAGATATTGCAAATGAACTCTTTATTGCGCTAAAAACAGTGAAAGTTCATGTTAGTAATATACTTACAAAGCTGGACGTGCAAGATCGAACTCAAGCTGTAATATATGCCTTTAAGCACAATCTAGTTATCTAATGCTTTAACATAATAGAATAATTAAAACCCTGTTGAATAAGACAGGTTTTTTTAATACAATCAGATATCGATTTTAAATTATTTTCGCTCGATAAATATTGTTATAGCTTACTTAAAGGTCCAAAAATAATTTAATGAAAAATTCAGGAGTGGAATAACAAGAACGGTCACCAATTCTCCCCAAAAATAATGGAAGTTCAGGAGAGTCACAATGCTAAACATGATCATATAGTTGAGAACAAAACCTAGAGTTGAAACGATAAAAAAACGCACTAGTTTTGTTGTCGTAAAATCCCCACCAAATGTATACATCTTATTCAATGTAAAAGAGAAGATTGTCATGACGATAAAAGACATGGCTGATCCTACGACAGGTTCAATACCAACAATTTCTACTAGTAAAAACATTGAAATAAAGTAAATTGCTGTGTTGACTACACCAACAATGCTGTATTTAATAAATTTGAGTGAAAAGTCATTTCTTACTAATCTCATATGCCTTCCCTTCTAACTCTTCATATGTCCTACAAGCCCCTAATATTAAAACATAATTTTCTCACTAATGGTACAAAATATGAATTATATGTGTAGTTCTTAAGAGGGTTTATTATTTTTTTTATTAAATGCGTCTACTGAAGAGAGTGAGAATAGATGAATCAAAAAGAATTTTTCAAACAAATTGTTGAAAATAGAATAGAACTTTTTGAAAGTTTCCATGAGTATTGGGTTCTATACTCTAGTTTTCATACATGGGAATTTTGGATTAATCTTTTTTTGCTAATAATCCCTCTTCTTATGTTGGCAGTCTTTATAGATCGGAAGAGGATTTTTGAGATTGGATTCTTCGGTTTTGCTATTCACTCTATTGCCATCTATATTGATATTTATGGGATAAATGAAGGCTTATGGGGATATCCCACTCAGATTACAAGCTACCTTGTGTCAAATTTTTCATTAGACGCTTCATTACTCCCCATATCATGCATGTTTGTTTATCAGTATACATACAAAAAAGGTCCTATCTTTTACTTTAGCGTTATTGGATTAGCAGTGTTATTTGCTTTTATTCTTAAGCCTTTATTTGTAAGGTTCGGACTATTTTATATGTCACCTAACTTCACGTATTTTCAGCTATTAATGTTTTATTTAGCAGGACTTGCTATCGCAGTAATTATTGCTAATATTTTTACAAGGTATTCGAAGTCATAGTTAGTTTAGAGTGTTGTCCTACACCAAGAAGGAGGCAGAGAGCCTGAAACGTTAATCTATAATGGTGAAGTAAGTGTATCGTTATGTAGGAGTAATTTCTTTGCAACAAAGGACGAATTAGATGAGTTTTTACTGCAATCATATACACAAGAAATTGTAGATAAAATCTATAATAATTACAAATTTATCATGCACCAAAAAATAGGTTGGCTCAGCCTCACAGGGAAGACTATATGACAAATTGAAGTAATTTTGTAGAATGGCAGGATGGAGAAGCGAAAATTTCTGAGATAGATAAAAGAAAACAGGGATGGAGAGTGGCTAGCTTTCTGCCCTTCACTTTAAATGAATGATGTCTGAAAGCTAGTATTTCTAGTAGCTTTTATTTCTTGTAGTGATGGAAAAATTTAACAACTTTGTCTACTAGCCACTTAAATGAATAATGGATTATTCTATAGTTTGAATATATTGTCACACAAATAGCTATCCTGAATATAAATATTGTTTAGTTCGTTCAGGTTCCAAACAACAACTAGGCCAAAGTATAAAATTAAATGGTAAAACATATTTTTCTAAAAAGGTATTTCTTATATAGTGCCGAAATCATAATGAAACGTTCTTTATAAAGGAAGTGGTATTTTTGGAGGATTTCTTAACAGGCAAGGAAAATTCCGTTGAGGTTGCAAAAAAATTTATAACAGAATACTTTCCTACTAGTCATGCAGCGCTTTTAGCAGGTAGTGTAGTAAGTGGGAAAGTTACACATACCTCTGATCTTGATATTATTGTGTTTGACCAAAGCGTAGAGTCATCTTATAGGGAATCTCTCATTTTTCATGAATGGAATATTGAAGTATTCGTCCATAATCTTACTTCATATAAGTTGTTTTTTACAAAGGATATTGAAAGAGCAAGACCAACCCTACCAAATATGGTTTCAGAAGGAATAATCTTAAAAAACAGTGAATTTATCAAGCTGCTTAAAATGGAGGCAGAAGAATTGTTAGAAAGAGGACCAAAAAGTTGGTCAGAAGATACAATCAAGCTGAAACAGTATTTTATATCTGATACACTAGATGACTTGATTGGATGTAAA
Encoded proteins:
- a CDS encoding flagellar basal body rod protein, with the translated sequence MKKFLLFTAGVIALVIVIANLGPMVLLGVSVWLLYLLVKQFLKTESTIKKIGWVMIGLILLSIAISNIYAVIGIAAAYVLYLIYKEWKVKKHEQIGKSIKDDPFTNFEKQWAELTK
- a CDS encoding PspA/IM30 family protein: MTNIFKRIKDSVSSDLHELMDEKEEKNPIAKLNQYLRQSEQETEKVRKLVERQYKLKEEFQKEYTLAFEMANKRKHQAEVAQKAGEETLYTFAMREFEEYQTRSSRMKEMLDEANAQLTELEQKYEEMKHRLKDMQLRRMELMGRENVARANFQINHVMSQTADQPYSRFNEIDQYIKNLEHKVNSAYYRNSFDSKIAKLENELKEKAKATAI
- the liaF gene encoding cell wall-active antibiotics response protein LiaF; the protein is MFNRLTTDTLNKVLIIGAILLVAELSFSNGDLVFTVIFSSLFIYFGWNRYQKIWAKVVFWIGFILLIITIFNMTAFRFLLIAAIIYFFYHYVRSQKSPERVVPYFAKEPIDQQREPLIKIEPLLQQRFFGDQKTYEGAYEWRDINIHGGFGSRIIDLSNTVLPTESIISIRHFVGNITIYVPYEVEVHLLHSSMMGRADLFGMHHEKLLNQSISYITEGYHSNSPRVKIITSIWSGDIEVKRR
- a CDS encoding sensor histidine kinase, whose amino-acid sequence is MSILQKHILIGIFVTFITTILVLITTFITFPLQNWSELSKVHLFGIPYWVLVSTVGLGVGLISGISYALFWREKLQHIYRQIDELLRGQKITRLDSESIEEVNAIQQQLFDLEVKFKKQAEASQRLATERANEREQSLQEVVVQERNRLARELHDSVSQQLFGASMLISAINVTNSSLEDSEKKQLMMVENMINQSQMDLRALLLHLRPAALKGKTLKAGVEELLKELTNKVPMTIESKIESFDIDKGVEDQLFRILQEAVSNALRHAKANLLNVMLIERDDHVILRVVDDGIGFKVEEEKTSTYGLRNMHERALEVGGTLKIISIENQGTRLEVKVPYIKKGLSDND
- a CDS encoding response regulator; translated protein: MIKVLFADDHEMVRIGVSAYLSAQPDINVIAEAEDGGVAVKLALELKPDIILMDLVMKKMDGIEATKKIIESWPEARIIIVTSFLDDDKVYPALEAGAASYMLKTSKANEIADAIRATFLGQTILEPEVTGKIMTKMRQKQQTHLHDQLTERELEILLLIAQGKTNQDIANELFIALKTVKVHVSNILTKLDVQDRTQAVIYAFKHNLVI
- a CDS encoding GtrA family protein; amino-acid sequence: MRLVRNDFSLKFIKYSIVGVVNTAIYFISMFLLVEIVGIEPVVGSAMSFIVMTIFSFTLNKMYTFGGDFTTTKLVRFFIVSTLGFVLNYMIMFSIVTLLNFHYFWGELVTVLVIPLLNFSLNYFWTFK
- a CDS encoding CBO0543 family protein, which codes for MNQKEFFKQIVENRIELFESFHEYWVLYSSFHTWEFWINLFLLIIPLLMLAVFIDRKRIFEIGFFGFAIHSIAIYIDIYGINEGLWGYPTQITSYLVSNFSLDASLLPISCMFVYQYTYKKGPIFYFSVIGLAVLFAFILKPLFVRFGLFYMSPNFTYFQLLMFYLAGLAIAVIIANIFTRYSKS
- a CDS encoding nucleotidyltransferase domain-containing protein, encoding MEDFLTGKENSVEVAKKFITEYFPTSHAALLAGSVVSGKVTHTSDLDIIVFDQSVESSYRESLIFHEWNIEVFVHNLTSYKLFFTKDIERARPTLPNMVSEGIILKNSEFIKLLKMEAEELLERGPKSWSEDTIKLKQYFISDTLDDLIGCKNRNEELFIVQNLVDLLCEFILRTNNKWVGTSKWTYRCLEQYDEDIAKSLVQAQESFYRNESKNELIEVVDSVLNPFGGRLFDGFTLGKTKKPNNLKSLKIIIHPESKNIFF